A window from Pseudomonas moraviensis encodes these proteins:
- a CDS encoding quinone-dependent dihydroorotate dehydrogenase has product MYTLARQLLFKLSPETSHDLSLDLIGAGGRLGLNGLLSKAPAKMPVTVMGLEFPNPVGLAAGLDKNGAAIDGFAQLGFGFVEIGTVTPRPQPGNPKPRIFRLPEAQAIINRMGFNNLGVDNLLARVAAAKYQGVLGINIGKNFDTPVERAVDDYLICLDKVYAHASYVTVNVSSPNTPGLRSLQFGDSLKQLLADLATRRAELALRHGKHVPLAIKIAPDMTDEETAQVAQALLETGMDAVIATNTTLSRVGVEGMEHGDEAGGLSGAPVREKSTHTVKVLAGELAGRLPIIAAGGITEGKHAAEKITAGASLVQIYSGFIYKGPALIRESVDAIAALRR; this is encoded by the coding sequence ATGTACACCCTGGCCCGTCAGCTGTTGTTCAAACTTTCCCCGGAAACCTCCCACGATCTGTCGCTGGATCTGATCGGCGCGGGCGGACGTTTGGGTCTCAACGGCTTGCTGAGCAAGGCACCGGCGAAGATGCCGGTGACCGTCATGGGGCTCGAGTTCCCGAACCCGGTGGGGTTGGCGGCAGGTCTGGACAAGAATGGCGCGGCCATCGATGGCTTTGCGCAACTGGGTTTCGGTTTCGTCGAAATCGGCACCGTGACCCCGCGTCCGCAGCCGGGTAATCCGAAACCGCGGATCTTCCGCCTGCCGGAAGCCCAGGCGATCATCAACCGCATGGGTTTCAACAACCTCGGTGTGGACAACCTGCTGGCGCGGGTCGCTGCGGCGAAATACCAGGGCGTGCTGGGGATCAACATCGGCAAGAACTTCGACACCCCGGTCGAGCGTGCGGTCGACGACTACCTGATCTGCCTGGACAAGGTCTACGCCCACGCCAGCTACGTCACCGTCAACGTCAGCTCGCCGAACACTCCGGGCCTGCGCAGCCTGCAGTTCGGTGACTCGCTCAAGCAATTACTTGCGGATCTGGCCACGCGCCGTGCCGAACTGGCGTTGCGTCACGGCAAGCATGTGCCGCTGGCGATCAAGATTGCGCCTGACATGACCGACGAAGAAACCGCGCAGGTGGCCCAGGCGCTGCTCGAAACCGGGATGGACGCGGTGATTGCCACCAACACCACCCTGAGCCGTGTCGGCGTCGAAGGCATGGAACATGGCGACGAGGCGGGCGGTCTGTCGGGGGCGCCGGTGCGTGAGAAGAGCACCCACACCGTGAAAGTGCTGGCGGGCGAGTTGGCCGGGCGTTTGCCGATCATTGCCGCGGGCGGGATTACCGAAGGCAAGCACGCGGCGGAGAAAATCACTGCCGGCGCGAGCCTGGTGCAGATC